In Chthoniobacterales bacterium, the DNA window GCCGGATCGATCGCCGGCACGGACCTGGCCTGGCACGAAGGAATGGCGGATTGGAAACCCGTTAGCCAGGTCCTCCCCGCGAGCACACCACTGGTGGCCGGAGCTCCGCCCGCCGTCTCACCTGTTCCCGGCACTCAGCCGGCCGCTGCCGTCGCCGTGCGACCGATCGATTCAAACCTGGCAGGCCGCGGGACCCGGTTGGCGGCCGTTTTGATCGATGGGTTGCTCTTCTGCCTCTGCTGCGCTCCGGGAGGCATAATGCTGGCGATTGGAGCTGATGATAACAATGACACACTCCAAATAATCGGCGGCATCCTGCTCGGCCTTGGCTTCCTCGCGCTGCTCATCGTGCAGATTTATCTGCTGAGCACCCGCGGCCAGTCAGTCGGCAAAAAGATGATGAAGGTGAAGATCGTGAAGTATCTCGATGACTCCAGCCCGGGGTTTGTCCATGCCTGCTTGCTCCGGCTGATCGTTCCCGGATTCATCAACGGGATCCCCATCGTGGGCAGCATTTTCCCGCTGGTGGACGCCTGTTTTATCTTTAGCGAGGAACGCCGCTGCATTCATGACTTGATCGCGGGCACCAAAGTCGTGAACGCGTAGGCGACGGGTTCAGCGCTCTACCCGTAGCCGCGGCGCTCTGTCGCCGCGTCAGGCGCCCCGAGAGCGGGGTGGCTACAGCGATTGCTCTACGTTCCTCGCGAGCCGCCGGCGGATGCCGGCTGCGTAAGCGAGATAATAACCGATCACCAGCGCGCCGACGGCCATCGAGCCGGCAATACCGGCCGAAGCCAGCCACGAGGCGTCGGGTCCCGTTGTGCGCCAGTGGTGCCAGACACGCCACAGGCTGTAGAGGAGCCGGCTCGTTAGGGCGAGCGTGATGAGCAACACCAGCCAGCGATTAGGCGTGTAGTGAAGAGCTCGCGGCGATCGCTCCCAACGGGTCAGGGCCAACCCGAGGAGCCCCAGCAGCATCCCGGCAACGAGACCGGCGAGCGAGTAGAGGAGCGCCCGGGGGATCCAAAGCCCTGTGATGGCGGCCGCCCAAAGAAAAAGTCCCGCCGATGAAATCATCATGATGAGATTGGTAGTCGCGACCCAGGGACGGCCCATCCGGCGAGCGGTGCCGACGCGGTACCGCAACACCAGCAAAAGTGGCATCGCGAAAATCAACGCCACGATGAGGAGCAGCACTGCAAGCAAGGCAATCAGCGGCACGCGGACAACTTACCCCGAAGAGGAACCCTGGAAGCGAGGAATCTAAATTTAACCGCGGATTACGCGGATCAAACGGATGAAGAAAAAAGATTCGGGCAAGATGCCGGGTTTTTGAAAATCTGTGTTATCCGCGTCATCCGCGGTTAAGAGTCTGGAAAAGCAAACGGCAGCGTGGAATTTGCGTCGGCGCGATCGTCCGCCGGAGCGGCCGATCCACCAGGAAATGCATTGATGAGCCAGATAACAAATTCGTATTCGGAGAATTGGTTCCGGTTCTTTCATGCCGGCATCCCGGAGAGTCGCACCAGGCAGGAAGTGGATTTCATTTGCGCGTGCGCGCCTTTGCCGCGGTTTCGGGATGTCCTTGATGTCTGTTGTGGAATGGGAAGGCATGTCCGTGCGCTGGCTCAGCGGGGTTATGCGGTGACAGGCGTCGAGCGTGATGCCGCTGCGATCGCCGCGGCGCGCGAACGGGAGGGTGGCGTGACCTACGTCGAGGCCGACATCCGCGACTACGCACCGCGTCTGGACGCTTATGATCTCACGATTCTGATGTCGCAAAGCTTTGGTTATTTCGATCCGCCCGCCAATCGCGACCTGCTGAAACGATTGGCGAACGGGCTACGCGAGGGCGGTCGCATGATTCTCGATCTGTGGAACCCGGAGTTCTTTGCGAGGCATCAGGGAACCCGGGATTTCGAGCTGCCGTCCGGGATTGTGCGCGAGCAAAAAGAAGTCAGGGACGGGCGGCTCTACGTCCATCTCGATTACCCCGGAGGCGGTGCCGATGCGTTCGAATGGCAATTATTTACGGCCGAGGAAATGCAATCGCTGGCTGAATCAGTTGAGCTCTCCCTCGCCATTGCGTGCACAGATTTCGACGCGGCGACAAAGCCGGACAGCAGTAATCCCCGTCTTCAGTTTGTTCTCGAGCGGCAGCCAGAATCTTGACGGCTTAAAGCCGTCAAGATTGCGATGGAATGGAAGCCGGCACGGCATCGTGCCGGAGGCGGAAAGCGAAGCTGCGGTTTATCTCACCGGCCTGAGGGCAGGCCGTCTCCAATATTTCTGTTTCGAATCAGAGACGGCCGCTCGGCTATTTCAGAATCCGGAAGCGGAAGCGGAGTTTTTTGTGCTCGAGGAGCTGGCGCCAATCGACGAACAGGAAAGCGCTGATAATGATGAGGCCGGCGGCGAGGGTCAGGATGCCTTTCCAATTCGCCTCGCCGTGAAGAAGCTCGCTCAGGTTCTTGCTGGCGTATTTGCCGGAGAAAACCAGGACGCCGTCGGTAATGAGGCGCCCGAAAAAGAAGGGGATGAGGATATGAAACGGACGTTTCAGTCCGGCCATCGCCACCGCGGTGAAGAGAGCGGTCGTCGAGAGTGGCGTGAGAGTATAAAGAAAGACAAAAACTGCAGAGGACCATTTCGCTTTCCCGATTTTGTTACCGATGTAGCGAAGGTTGGCGTCCTCGCGCCGATTTACGAGGCGTGACGAAATTTTCGGGATGTAACGAGTGAGAATGTAGCGGCCGATGGTCGAGCCGGTCACGCCAATGGCGACGGTGAGCCATGGATTGAGCTTAAATTTCACCAGGAGAACAACGAGAAGGATCCAGGCCGGCGGGGCGAAAACCGGGATGGTGTCGACCGCCAGGGCGGCGAAGAAGACGAGGAGGTACGGCCACATTGATATTGCGAAGACGCCGCGAACGAAAAGGGCTCAGCGCTGCGTCTTCTTCGAAAACTTGATTCCCTGTTTCTGGACTTCGGCGTAAGGCAGCATCCAGACAAGGGATTCGTCGTGGAGATCGACAACCTGGATGCGATTGCCAAAGGGATCGCGGAAGTCGCACCGAAATCCGGGGATTAGTTTGATTCCGTATTTACCCGTTAGCTTCTTGCGCACTTCGGCGATCTGCGCTTCATCCCGAACCATGATGCCGAAGTGGCGCATCCGGTCGCGCCTCAGCTTTTTCACTTCGAAGATCGCCAGGAACTGGTGCTGCCCGAGCTTGAAGAAAGCGTCGCCTTCGCCTTCATCGAGCTTCCTGAGATTGAAGACGTCCCGGTAGAACGCGACCGCTTTTTTTACGTCGTCGACTTCGATCGCGATATGGTTACAGCCGTAAACCTGGACGCTCATGGACGGTGTCGGTGACGAATCATCTTTCGCATGCGGGAAATCGGCGCGCAATGGGGTGAGCCGGGCGTCTGTAGTTCCGCTGGAAATTCCACGAGTCGGCAGCCAGAGTGGAACGCGAATGAAGAAATGGCTTCTCCTTTCGGTGTTGGTTTTCGCGGGCTCGGCGTTGGCGGCTCCGGTTAATCCAAATGCGTTGCGGGCAGCAGCGGCTTATTCGCGGAGCGCGGGAGGAACCTCGTTCCTCGCTTTGCAGAATGGGCAAGCCCTCCTCGAGCAGAATGCGAACGAAGGGCACAAGATTTATAGCGGGACGAAAGCGTTCTGGTGTCTGGCAGCCCTGGCGGCGGCCGAGGATGGATTGCTCAGCCTCGATGAAAACGTCGCCAACACGATCCCGGCGTGGGCCAGCGATTCGCGGAAGTCTCGGATCACGATCCGGCAACTCCTCGATTTCTCCGCCGGCTTGGAACCGGTCAACGGCCTTCACAACAACAATCCGGGCGACCGCGACGCGATTGCGATCCGGGCGCCGATCGTCGCCCGGCCGGGCAGCACTTTCATTTACGGGCCGGCGGCGCTCCAGGTCTTTCACGCGGTTCTGAAAGCGAAACTGAATGGCGAATCGCCCACGCATTATCTGGAGCGGCGCGTTCTGGGCCGAATGGGACTGGGTTCGCAGCGTTACCTGACCGATAGCGCGGGCAATCCGCTCCTGGCGGCCGGTTGGGTTTTGAGCGCACGGCAGTGGTCGAGGATGGGTGAGCTGGTCTTGAACGGCGGCGCCCCCGTGGTCAGCCCGAGCTCGCTAGCGCAATGCTGGCGCGGTTCGGGCGCGAACCGGGCCTTCTCGTTAGGCTGGTGGAATAATCGAAATGCTCCCGGAGGCCGCGAGTTCGACATTGAAAAGATGCTGGTGCCTCCGTGGCATCGGCAGAGCTGGGGCGGGACCGTGCTTTGCCGCACCGCGCCTTCGGAGGTGGTGGCGTGTATTGGATCCTATTACCAGCGGCTCTACGTCATTCCGTCGATGGGCCTGGTAGTGGTCAGGAATGGCGCCGGCGGGAGATTTTCTGATGGGCAATTCCTGCGACTACTGGTCGGGCGATAGGGCCAAGGAGCGGCGCTTTCCAAACCGCCGACTGGTTGATTGCGGCGAAGCCGCCACACTTCAAAATAAGGCGATGCGATCGCCTCTAAGAACGGCGGTTTGGAAAGCGCCGCTCCTTGCTCACTTCGGCGTGGCGATCATGATGGCCGACTGGCTCGGTTTCCATTGGTAGCCAAAGCTGAAAGGCAAAGGCGCCGGGTGGCTGGCGTTGGCATCCTTCTGGAGGTCGAGCTGGCCGTGTTTCAGGAAGCGGTTGATCGGCCCGATGTAATGTCCGTGGAAACGAATGTCCCACTTGTTCTTCGCAAAGTAGCGATAGGGAATTCCCGAATCTTCCTGGACGATCATCTTGCTATGGGTCAGTAGGTAATCACGAACCTGGGAGAAGTTGTCTGAGTGCATCAGATAAGAGGCGGCCTTTAACAAACTGACGCCCGTACCTTGCTGCTCGCAAAACTTCATGAAATTCGGGTTCACTTTGATGGCCCAATCCGCCAGGTCGGTCGTAAAATAATAAAGCGTTTGGGGCCGGCCGGCCGGCCCGGTGAACATGATCTTCACTCCCGGGGTGGTGCCTTTCCCTTCCGGGACAAAGGCGCCGGCCTTGTCGAGCGCGACGAGTTCGACCGAGTCGATTCTGCATCCAGCGCGGGCGAGGAAAACGTAGAGGACCGGCAGGGTGCCACTGAGCTGCTGTTGCCGCAGATCGACCTTCATGTTTTTGGTGATGAAAAAGCTGAAGCTGAGGACGGAATCCAGTGACTTGCGCAGATTTGCCAGGGCCGAAGCGAGGGCAGGGTGCGCGACTTTCGTCACATCGGGGATGGGACCGACGGGTTCGACGCCGCAAAGAATGTAAGTGCTGGCGTTGGGAAAGAAGACGTTGGCGTAAAGAAAGTCCGGGCCGCTGAACATGTAGTACATTGGGCCCTGGTCCTGATAAGCGGGGCCGAGGACCTCGGGTGTCCAGGTGCGAAGTTTCGAAAGCTGCCGCTGCTCCAGTTGGTTCCACGCCTTGTCGAGATCGGTGGCGTGGGTGGTCCAGCCGGCAACGTTCACGTAGTTCTCGAGGGGAGTGTCCCGGACCGGCAATCCGGCGAGGTATTTTGCCGTGGCATCGGCGACCGGATCGGCCGCGAAAGCGGAAGAACAGGACGCAATCGAAATAACTAAAAGGAGTAATTTATTACGCAACGCGTGTAACGATAAGGTATTAGCTAGAATAGCTTTACGAAGTGCGCTCACTTGTGCGTCGCCAGCATCAGAATGCCGCGGTCCCGTTGCCAGTGGTAGCCAAAGGCGAACCCGAGCTCGGGCGGCGGCGGCTCCCGATTGTATATCGCCGCCAGATCGGGTTGATGATATTTCCCGAACATCTCCGCGTGCGGCACATAGCGCCCATAGAAATCAACCTTCCAGCTCTTCGGAAACGCTTTCAGAGGAAGGCCGGTATCGTCCTGGATAATTACGCGGCTGTGTTCGAGCAGGAAATTGCGGACGCCTGAGAACCCCTCGGTGTGCATCAGGTAGGAAGCGGCTTTGAGCAGGCTGTTTCCCGGGCCTTGCTCAGCGCACCATTTCAAAAACGGGCTCGGACCGCCGGAGAGATCGGTCTTGAAGTAATACAATGTCTGGGGGCTGCCGCCCCGGGTGGTGAAAGTAATTTTCACCCCTTCGGCCGGGGATTTGACGTAGGTGGTGGAGAGAACGGTGCAGTTCAGCCGGGCGAGGAAAACGTAAAGGATGGGAAGGGTGCCGCCGAGATTGGGGCGGGTGAGGTCGGCCCGCATGTCCTTGGTGATGAAGTAATGGGTCTGGAGGACGGTATGCATCGAAGCGCGCAACGCGTTGAGATCGGTCCGCAACGCCGCGATATCCATCTTGTTTAGATCGGGCACCGTCCCGACCGGTTCGAGTCCGGCGAGGATGTAAGTCTTGGCCTGGGGATAGAAGAGGTTGGCGTAAAGGAAATCGGGGCCACCGAACATGTAATAAACCGGCTTCGTGCTCGAATACGGCTCGGGCGCGTTGGCCAGCATCCAGGCGCGGATCGGGCGGATCTGGAAGAAATCCTTTTTCACCCAGGCGCCATCGAGGGTGCGGGCATGGTCCTGCCAGGCGGGATCGTGGGTGAGCGGCTCCAGCGAGGAGCGATCTCCCTGGGTGCGAATGCCGGCGAGAAAACGCGCGGTTTCGTCGAGGGTGGCGGCCGGAGCGAAAGACGGGAGAGCGAGGGCGATAAGTAAAATGAGCAAGAATCGTTTCATGAACTCGGTTAGGACGCGCGCGGGGCCGCAGTTTTCGGAGAAAGAAAATAAACGGTCAAACCTAGCGCCATTGTGGCAAGTCCCCAGAGGGACGGCGCACGGGTGGAGGCATCGGCCAGGAGATGTTCCAGCATCCAGAGGCTGATGGCGAGAAAGATCAGCGGCGTGACCGGATATCCCCAGGTGCGATAAGGGCGGGGGAGATCGGGGCGTTTCCAGCGTAAAACGAAGACGCCGAGCACGGTCAGGGTCGAGCAGAGGGTGAGGCTGAATTGCACGTAGTTGACCGCCTTTTCAAAAGTCGCCGTCAACAACAGGACGATGACGATGGCAAACTGGGTCAGGATCGCGTTGACCGGGACCCCGTGCGGATTGCGGCGGCCGAGCCAGCTCAGCGCGCGCAGGTCTTCGCCCATCGCCGCGGTGATGCGCGGCCCGATCCACATCATGCCGCTCACGCTCGAAATAAGGCCGAGACAAATGAAAACACCGGTAATTTTGCCACCGGCCGAGCCGAAAATATGGGAACCGGCGATGAGGGCGACCTGCTGTTTGCCCGCCATTTCCGCAGTGGGCGTCGTGCGGAGGAAGGCGGCGTTCGTGGCCACGTAAAGAAGAATGACCAGGATCGTCCCGAGCCCGACCGATAAGGGCACGGTCCGAGCCGGATTCCGCAGCTCGCCGACGATGTAGGTCGACGCGTTCCAGCCCGAATAAGCGTACATCACCCAGTAAAGGCTCACCGCGAACGGGGCGCTCAGGATCAAAGCTCCGTCGCCTTTGGCCGGAAGAAATGAAACCGGCTGGTCCGCTTTAACGAAAAGACCGGCCGCCACGATGATGAGGATGAGCGCGATCTTCAAAATGGTGGAGCCGTTTTGAAAGACGCTGCCCAGCTGGAGATCGCGCAGCAGGACCAGCGTGCAAATGGTCACAATGGCGAGTGAAAGGACGAGCGGGTTAAATCCTGGGAAAACGTCGGCAAAATAAGTGCCGAACGCGATCGCAGCGATCGCCACCGGCGCGGCGAACCCGATGGTGGACGAGATCCAGCCGGCGAGAAACCCGAGCGACGGATGGTAGATTTCGCGAAGGAAATGGTATTCCCCGCCCGAGCGCGGCAGGGCGGCTCCGAGCTCAGCGTAGGAGAGGGCCCCGCACAAGGCGCAAACTCCGCCGGCGATCCAAAGCGCGAGGATCGAAAAGCCAGTTGGCAACCCGGTGACCTGGAAACCCAGGCTAGTGAAAATCCCGGTGCCCACCATGTTGGCGACCACGATGCAGGTGGCGGTGAGCGGCGAAATTGTATGAGGGCCGTTCCGCCGCGAAGTCATGCGGCGATCATTTAGAGGGGGAGAGCGAGCGAGTCAATGCCCGCCGTTCGGGTGGTCCGGCCCGGGCATTTCAAGTTTTCACGATGCGTCTCGACATTCGTGGCGGACGGCGCAGCGCGCCGTCCCTACCAGATGGGGTGGGGTCTCGCTTGGCGAAGGGGCG includes these proteins:
- a CDS encoding amino acid permease; this encodes MTSRRNGPHTISPLTATCIVVANMVGTGIFTSLGFQVTGLPTGFSILALWIAGGVCALCGALSYAELGAALPRSGGEYHFLREIYHPSLGFLAGWISSTIGFAAPVAIAAIAFGTYFADVFPGFNPLVLSLAIVTICTLVLLRDLQLGSVFQNGSTILKIALILIIVAAGLFVKADQPVSFLPAKGDGALILSAPFAVSLYWVMYAYSGWNASTYIVGELRNPARTVPLSVGLGTILVILLYVATNAAFLRTTPTAEMAGKQQVALIAGSHIFGSAGGKITGVFICLGLISSVSGMMWIGPRITAAMGEDLRALSWLGRRNPHGVPVNAILTQFAIVIVLLLTATFEKAVNYVQFSLTLCSTLTVLGVFVLRWKRPDLPRPYRTWGYPVTPLIFLAISLWMLEHLLADASTRAPSLWGLATMALGLTVYFLSPKTAAPRAS
- a CDS encoding serine hydrolase domain-containing protein: MKKWLLLSVLVFAGSALAAPVNPNALRAAAAYSRSAGGTSFLALQNGQALLEQNANEGHKIYSGTKAFWCLAALAAAEDGLLSLDENVANTIPAWASDSRKSRITIRQLLDFSAGLEPVNGLHNNNPGDRDAIAIRAPIVARPGSTFIYGPAALQVFHAVLKAKLNGESPTHYLERRVLGRMGLGSQRYLTDSAGNPLLAAGWVLSARQWSRMGELVLNGGAPVVSPSSLAQCWRGSGANRAFSLGWWNNRNAPGGREFDIEKMLVPPWHRQSWGGTVLCRTAPSEVVACIGSYYQRLYVIPSMGLVVVRNGAGGRFSDGQFLRLLVGR
- a CDS encoding VOC family protein, with translation MSVQVYGCNHIAIEVDDVKKAVAFYRDVFNLRKLDEGEGDAFFKLGQHQFLAIFEVKKLRRDRMRHFGIMVRDEAQIAEVRKKLTGKYGIKLIPGFRCDFRDPFGNRIQVVDLHDESLVWMLPYAEVQKQGIKFSKKTQR
- a CDS encoding RDD family protein, which gives rise to MQIHIAKNGQRMGPYSDVQVREMLAAGSIAGTDLAWHEGMADWKPVSQVLPASTPLVAGAPPAVSPVPGTQPAAAVAVRPIDSNLAGRGTRLAAVLIDGLLFCLCCAPGGIMLAIGADDNNDTLQIIGGILLGLGFLALLIVQIYLLSTRGQSVGKKMMKVKIVKYLDDSSPGFVHACLLRLIVPGFINGIPIVGSIFPLVDACFIFSEERRCIHDLIAGTKVVNA
- a CDS encoding class I SAM-dependent methyltransferase; the protein is MSQITNSYSENWFRFFHAGIPESRTRQEVDFICACAPLPRFRDVLDVCCGMGRHVRALAQRGYAVTGVERDAAAIAAAREREGGVTYVEADIRDYAPRLDAYDLTILMSQSFGYFDPPANRDLLKRLANGLREGGRMILDLWNPEFFARHQGTRDFELPSGIVREQKEVRDGRLYVHLDYPGGGADAFEWQLFTAEEMQSLAESVELSLAIACTDFDAATKPDSSNPRLQFVLERQPES